One Novipirellula galeiformis DNA segment encodes these proteins:
- a CDS encoding MFS transporter — translation MKSDRETPKLHPRPRFANVPFDPVRLPFFYGTVVLVCGTLGVLASAPGQTVGVSVFTDFLIEAHQLSRSWISFAYLAGTIASALLITRAGRWYDRLGGRWVSAFSAAMLALVLTGMSFSAEIAESVAAMLPDDSRDHASFAVLCLGFFGMRFFGQGMLTLSSRNMVLEWFEQRRGMALAFIGIAVAFGFSVTPAFFEWLIQKGGWSWAWQSIAVIVALFSLLALCLGRSRPEDHGLVPDGSFAKKNRKTHAETLSGRQFTLSEARRTYSFWVFTFSVVLSGFLLTSFAFHVVSIFADAGMQRSQAVAIFVPAACVSVVVEFVGSWLSDFVKLKYLAMVQLVGLMTLSLSLSFLDIRGAVVFAVLGMGLMQGMFGIISAVTWPRFYGRTHLGAISGFSTSIVVAGTAVGPYLFSVTHDQWGSYRAATLLCAIAALVLFAAAFRADRPQ, via the coding sequence GTGGTGTTGGTGTGTGGCACGTTGGGGGTGTTGGCCAGTGCCCCGGGGCAAACCGTTGGCGTCTCGGTATTTACGGACTTTTTGATCGAAGCTCACCAGTTGTCGCGGAGCTGGATCAGCTTTGCCTACCTGGCGGGCACAATCGCCAGCGCGTTGTTGATCACCCGGGCGGGGCGTTGGTACGACCGGCTTGGCGGTCGATGGGTGTCCGCGTTCTCGGCGGCGATGTTGGCACTCGTCTTGACGGGGATGAGTTTTTCGGCCGAAATCGCCGAGTCGGTCGCAGCGATGTTGCCCGACGATTCCCGCGATCACGCCTCGTTTGCCGTCTTGTGCTTGGGCTTCTTCGGGATGCGTTTCTTTGGCCAGGGGATGTTGACCTTGTCGTCACGCAACATGGTGCTGGAGTGGTTTGAACAGCGACGTGGCATGGCGTTGGCATTCATCGGGATCGCGGTCGCCTTTGGGTTTTCCGTGACTCCGGCCTTTTTTGAATGGCTGATCCAAAAAGGCGGTTGGTCGTGGGCTTGGCAGTCGATTGCCGTGATCGTGGCCCTGTTTTCGTTGCTGGCGTTATGTTTGGGGCGATCGAGACCAGAAGACCATGGCTTGGTGCCCGACGGCTCCTTCGCGAAGAAGAACCGAAAAACGCATGCGGAAACCTTGAGCGGCCGTCAGTTCACGCTGTCCGAAGCTCGCCGAACCTACAGTTTCTGGGTGTTCACGTTCAGCGTCGTTCTCTCTGGCTTCCTGCTAACGTCCTTCGCCTTTCATGTCGTGTCCATTTTCGCGGATGCGGGCATGCAGCGCAGCCAGGCGGTTGCCATTTTTGTGCCGGCCGCCTGTGTCAGTGTGGTGGTGGAATTTGTGGGCAGCTGGCTGAGTGACTTCGTCAAGTTGAAGTATCTGGCGATGGTTCAACTGGTTGGACTCATGACGCTTTCGCTGAGTCTGTCGTTCTTGGATATCCGCGGGGCGGTTGTTTTTGCGGTGTTGGGGATGGGATTGATGCAAGGCATGTTCGGGATCATTTCCGCAGTGACGTGGCCGCGTTTTTATGGCCGAACGCATCTCGGCGCGATCTCTGGATTCTCGACCTCGATCGTGGTTGCTGGCACCGCGGTCGGCCCGTATCTCTTCAGCGTGACGCATGACCAATGGGGCAGCTACCGGGCGGCGACGTTGTTGTGTGCCATCGCCGCGCTCGTTTTGTTTGCCGCGGCATTCCGCGCTGATCGCCCGCAATAA